GCTGGGTTAGCATTGTAACTATCATCAATAACAGTTACGCGGCCTAGACTCGTTGGCAACATTCTTCCTTTTACTGGTTGAAGTAAGCTTAACCCTTGGCAGATATCATTTAATGTCAGATTTAGCGCCAAACATATGCTTGAGGCTGCTAATGCATTAAGAACTTGATGACGCCCTACAAGCGGTAACACCACTGACTCTTTTTGCTCTGCGTATGCGATATTGAAGCTGTATCTACCGCCTTTATCCGCTTTTAATTCTGTCGCTTTAACGTTGGCATCTGCACTAATAGCGAACGTTATTTGCGCTAAATGCTTTGACGCATCTAACATTACAGCGACAAATTCATCATCAGCGTTGATAATCGCTGTGCCATCTGCTGCCACGTGGTTGAATATTTCTGATTTTGCCTTGGCGACACCGGCTAAAGAACCAAATCCTTCAAGATGCGCCGAAGCCACATTATTAACCATCGCAACACTAGGCTTTACTAAGCTAGATGTGTAATCGATTTCACCAGCGTGATTAGCGCCTAACTCAAAAACACCAAACCGATCGCCAGCCTGCAAACGCAATAGCGTCAGCGGTACGCCAATCTCATTATTAAAGTTGCCCGCGGTATAAAGTACTTGATGATGCTGAGACAAAATTGTCGCCACCATCTCTTTAACACTGGTCTTGCCATTTGAACCGGTCAATGCCACACAAACGGGCGCTAGCTTTTGACGCACATACGCGCCTATCTCGCCCATTGCTCGCTGACTGCTATCAACAACAATCTGCGCAGCAGCCACTGGCAGAATACGCTCAACCAACACCGCTTTTGCGCCATTATCTATCGCAGACGCAACAAAGTTGTGCCCATCAAAGTTATCGCCTTTCAATGCAACAAAAAGAGTCTTGCCATCCACCGCTCGGCTATCACTAGACACCTCTTCAATCGACATATCTTCGCCATGAAGCTTACCGCCGATGTGGCGAGCTAATTCAGCCAACGATAGTGTTATCACGTGTTACCTGCCGCTATCGCCTGAGTAAAGGCGCGTTCGTCATAATTTAATTTTTCACCATTAACTTCTTGGTAAGTTTCATGCCCTTTACCAGCCAGTAATACCATATCACCCGCTTTAGCCTGCGCAACGACCTCTCTGATCGCTGTTTTTCGATTAACTTGTGACAATGCTTTATGTGGCTCGGTAAATCCGCCAAATACATCCGCGATAATATCTTCAGGGTTTTCGCTGCGAGCATTATCACTGGTAACCATTACCCGGTCTGCGAACTGCTCCGCACTGCGAGCCATCATCGGACGTTTACCTGAATCTCGGTCGCCGCCACAACCAAACAAACACCAAAGCTGCCCTTTACAATGCACTCTCAATGCCTGCAATGCCTGCTCAATCGCATCGGGGGTATGTGCGTAATCAACAACTAAAGTGACGTTATTAGTCGTCGTAAAACGTTCCATCCGTCCAGCAACCGGGATTAGCTCATGGGCTGATTTAATCAGCGTGGCCATGTCTTCACCGACCAGATATAGCGCACCTAACGCCGCCACTAAATTAGACAGGTTAAAGTCGCCCAGCAATGGCGATTCCAACTTGGCTTCTCCCTCAGGCCATACTAAGGTGCATGACACTCCACCATCATGATATAGGCACTGTTTGGCATAAATATCGGCCTTGGTATCACCTTTAATGCTGAACCCTAGCGTTTTAGCAGCAGAGGTTTGTGCTAACCACGATGCGCCCGTTGCGTCATCGCAATTGATCAACCCTGCCCGCAAAGAGCTAAAATGAAATAGTCGCTGCTTTGCTGCACCATAAGCTTCCATCGTGTGATGATAATCAAGGTGGTCTCGACTCAGGTTGGTAAATACCGCCACGTCAAAAGGCACCGCTTCGACACGGCCCTGCACTAACCCGTGGCTAGAAACCTCCATCGCACAGGTATCAGCATGGCGATGTTCAAAGCCTTGTAACTGCTTAATGAGGGTAATCGCATCCGCTGTAGTATTGCCACTGTCGACCAGTTGGCCCCACAAGCCATTACCTAACGTTCCCATAACGGCAGTTTGCTTAGATTGAAGCTGTTGTAACTGAGCAATGAGCTGGGTTACCGATGTTTTTCCATTCGTTCCCGTCACGCCGATAATGCGCGGGCGTTGACTCGACATTGGGTAAGCCTGAGCAGCAAGCGCTGAAACTTGTCGATTTAACTGAAAGAAAGCAATTTGTAATCCAGCTTCTGAGGTGATGCAGCCATGCTCTTCCGGCGAGTCAGTATGTACCAACACAGCCACAGCTCCCTTTTCAAAGGCAGCCTTAATATACTGTCGTCCATCGACCTGGTAACCAGGTACAGCAACAAATAGGTCTCCCGCTTTTAGCGCACGGCTATCAAGCGTTAGATCATTAAATACTTCTACTCCTGAATAGTGGAACCAAGGAGCAAGTAGATCTCGAATTAACATTATTCTGCACTCCTAGATAAAGCCGCTAAACGAACTTTCTCGCGACTAGAAATGGGTTCTACATTCAACATTTGCAATGCAGCTGACATCACTGATGCAAACACCGGGGCGGCGATGTCGCCACCATAATACCGGTCGCCTTTAGGTTCATTAACCACAACAACAATGGCAAGCTTTGGGTTATGTACTGGCGCCACGCCCGCAAAAATTGCGACGTAATCTTCACCATAACCACCTGCAACGGCTTTACGTGCTGTGCCCGTTTTGCCTGCAACAGGGTAGCCCTCGATATGTGCTTTGCGCGCTGTACCGCCTTTCTCGGTTACACCAACAAGCATCTCCATCACGCTCTGCGCTACTTCAGCAGATATGACTTGAGTGCCTTCTGGTTTTTGTTTGAGCTTTAAAATTGAAACAGGATACAGCACACCTTTACTGCCGAGCGTGGCGTACAGTCTAGCTATCTGCAAAGGGGTTGCCATTAAGCCATAGCCAAAAGACAGGGTCGCGCGCTCAAACTCTGACCATCGTCTGCGGTCATGGATTAAACCTGAACTCTCGCCCCCGAGGTTAATCCCAGAATAATTACCTAACCCCATCGCTTGATAAGAACCTAATAGCTCTTGCACTGGCATTGATAAGGCAATTTTACTCATGCCAACGTTACTTGAGTGAACCAGAATTCCACTGAGTGAAAGATCACCATAATTGCGGGTATCACGCACTATTTTGCCACCGATACGCATGCGACCAGGGCCGGTTTTAATAATGTCATCAATTTTAATCGTGCCAGCTTCAAGCGCTGCTGCAACCACAAATGGCTTGATAGTAGAACCAGGCTCATAGGCATCAGTCAGCGCACGATTTCGCATCCGATAGCTTTGTAAGTTTTCACGGGAATTTGGGTTGTATGATGGCGTATTGGCCATCGCCAGCACTTCACCAGTATTGACATCGAGCACCACAATTGAGGCTGATGTTGCTTGGTTAGCTTCAGTGGCTTTTTTTATCTCTCTATATGCCAACTGCTGAATACGTTGATCAATACTCAGTACCAGATCATTCGGGCTTTCACCCTCTTGCACCATGTCCAAACGTTCAACTACGTGGCCATCGCGAGATTTTCGTACCTTCTGCTTACTCGGCGTGCCCGTTAGCCAATCATCGTAGGCATTCTCAATCCCTTCGATACCAAGATCATCAATATTGGTAATACCCACTAACTGTGCCGATATTTCGCTGGTTGGATAGTAACGACGTGATTCAGGCCTTAGATAGACACCGGGCAGTTTAAGTTTTTTGATATAGTCAGCAACAGCCGGGGTCACTTGGCGCTTCAAATAGGTGAAGCGTTTACGCGGATTAGCTTGCACCCGCTTGAGGATTTTATCTTTCGGTTCATGCAATACATCGGCTAATGCTTGCCAGCGACGCATGTCGACAAAACCGTTTTCATCGTGCACCACTTTAGGATCGGCATAAACCGCCTTAACGGGTACACTGACGGCTAGCATTTCACCATTGCGGTCGGTAATTAAACCACGCTGCACTTCACGGCTAGTGGTTCTTAAGGTGCGCATATCGCTTTCATGACGCAGCTTTTCGGGCTCAATGATCTGAATATAGGCCGCTCGGCCAATCAGACTAGTAAATAACAGGCAAACAAACGCCACAACAACGTATAAACGCCATTGAATTAACTGTGGTTTTTGTTTCCGCTTCGCCTGTTTATTCATGGGACTCTGACTACCACCTCTTCTCTAGGTAATGGACGCCTCATATTGAGCTCTTTTGTCGCCATTCGGGTTACCCTGCTATGTTCTGAGCGAGACTGCTCTTCAAGTAGCAGGTTTCGCCATTCAATATCTAATCGGTCTCGTTCTTGTAACAACTGCTCCCATTGACTGGTGTATTTGCGGCCTTCATAGCTGGTATACACCACAGCAACCGCATTGAGCATGACTAACAACGCGACAACCATGACCCATTTGTGGTGCCACAAATCTAGCAGCACAATTCGGGTTAGGTTCAACTGCGATTTACTCACCCCAGGCTCTACAGTGACTCAAGATCGTAAGGTAAGCGCTCGCC
The Shewanella sp. KX20019 DNA segment above includes these coding regions:
- a CDS encoding UDP-N-acetylmuramoyl-tripeptide--D-alanyl-D-alanine ligase, with translation MITLSLAELARHIGGKLHGEDMSIEEVSSDSRAVDGKTLFVALKGDNFDGHNFVASAIDNGAKAVLVERILPVAAAQIVVDSSQRAMGEIGAYVRQKLAPVCVALTGSNGKTSVKEMVATILSQHHQVLYTAGNFNNEIGVPLTLLRLQAGDRFGVFELGANHAGEIDYTSSLVKPSVAMVNNVASAHLEGFGSLAGVAKAKSEIFNHVAADGTAIINADDEFVAVMLDASKHLAQITFAISADANVKATELKADKGGRYSFNIAYAEQKESVVLPLVGRHQVLNALAASSICLALNLTLNDICQGLSLLQPVKGRMLPTSLGRVTVIDDSYNANPASVGAAIDWLQKIQGNRCLVLGDLGELGDNAALLHAELGEEAKTRGVDALFCVGELSEAASIAFGATHYKDIKELVEELIVYINNLAGDITILVKGSRSARMERVVDALTMAFGRGEFV
- the murE gene encoding UDP-N-acetylmuramoyl-L-alanyl-D-glutamate--2,6-diaminopimelate ligase, coding for MMLIRDLLAPWFHYSGVEVFNDLTLDSRALKAGDLFVAVPGYQVDGRQYIKAAFEKGAVAVLVHTDSPEEHGCITSEAGLQIAFFQLNRQVSALAAQAYPMSSQRPRIIGVTGTNGKTSVTQLIAQLQQLQSKQTAVMGTLGNGLWGQLVDSGNTTADAITLIKQLQGFEHRHADTCAMEVSSHGLVQGRVEAVPFDVAVFTNLSRDHLDYHHTMEAYGAAKQRLFHFSSLRAGLINCDDATGASWLAQTSAAKTLGFSIKGDTKADIYAKQCLYHDGGVSCTLVWPEGEAKLESPLLGDFNLSNLVAALGALYLVGEDMATLIKSAHELIPVAGRMERFTTTNNVTLVVDYAHTPDAIEQALQALRVHCKGQLWCLFGCGGDRDSGKRPMMARSAEQFADRVMVTSDNARSENPEDIIADVFGGFTEPHKALSQVNRKTAIREVVAQAKAGDMVLLAGKGHETYQEVNGEKLNYDERAFTQAIAAGNT
- a CDS encoding peptidoglycan D,D-transpeptidase FtsI family protein — its product is MNKQAKRKQKPQLIQWRLYVVVAFVCLLFTSLIGRAAYIQIIEPEKLRHESDMRTLRTTSREVQRGLITDRNGEMLAVSVPVKAVYADPKVVHDENGFVDMRRWQALADVLHEPKDKILKRVQANPRKRFTYLKRQVTPAVADYIKKLKLPGVYLRPESRRYYPTSEISAQLVGITNIDDLGIEGIENAYDDWLTGTPSKQKVRKSRDGHVVERLDMVQEGESPNDLVLSIDQRIQQLAYREIKKATEANQATSASIVVLDVNTGEVLAMANTPSYNPNSRENLQSYRMRNRALTDAYEPGSTIKPFVVAAALEAGTIKIDDIIKTGPGRMRIGGKIVRDTRNYGDLSLSGILVHSSNVGMSKIALSMPVQELLGSYQAMGLGNYSGINLGGESSGLIHDRRRWSEFERATLSFGYGLMATPLQIARLYATLGSKGVLYPVSILKLKQKPEGTQVISAEVAQSVMEMLVGVTEKGGTARKAHIEGYPVAGKTGTARKAVAGGYGEDYVAIFAGVAPVHNPKLAIVVVVNEPKGDRYYGGDIAAPVFASVMSAALQMLNVEPISSREKVRLAALSRSAE
- the ftsL gene encoding cell division protein FtsL; this translates as MSKSQLNLTRIVLLDLWHHKWVMVVALLVMLNAVAVVYTSYEGRKYTSQWEQLLQERDRLDIEWRNLLLEEQSRSEHSRVTRMATKELNMRRPLPREEVVVRVP